From Xenopus tropicalis strain Nigerian chromosome 3, UCB_Xtro_10.0, whole genome shotgun sequence, the proteins below share one genomic window:
- the LOC100493773 gene encoding tetratricopeptide repeat protein 24: METSKNSSDAGSVNQEQDKVHFLCKVAAESFKNDDIQTALRKFKKAYMLSCKVSDKKFQNICLFNLGAAYICVGKLKKALKCLLKSTTEGGAQDRNGDLFFNLAVTYDEMKEYGKAVKFYEKSINVYGLDEINNISDALIKLGYCFVSLGDLPSAAHSFRLAGHSYQKIDYKEDAAMAMREAANYMIKSKTFSKTEVLQTLDSCLVLCERLSDKQLLGTLYNHLGLHYAETECFSQSRKCFSESMNLCRGTQFSVRKMAVLLQNLGAVDNALHQYEKSLGCHAEAADMYGTLGERNAQGQCLCNLAFAYSQLRKYKMAEFYYLQAMNAFVDSGDLLKQCQVSEGLGATYFCLGNQDQAIFYYKQALTLFGKSKETSDIPRERILAKLTDAIEYKLAKGHPVSE, encoded by the exons ATGGAAACCTCCAAGAACTCCTCAGATGCAGGCTCAGTAAACCAAGAACAGGATAAAGTACATTTCTTGTGCAAAGTTGCAGCTGAATCTTTCAAAAATGATGATATTCAGACAGCACTGAGAAAGTTCAAAAAGGCATATATGCTATCCTGTAAAGTGTCTGACAAAAAATtccaaaatatatgtttatttaatcTTGGGGCAGCCTACATTTGTGTTGGAAAACTAAAGAAAGCCCTAAAGTGTCTTCTTAAATCAACAACGGAGGGTGGAGCACAAGACAGAAATGGAGATCTGTTTTTCAACTTAGCTGTCACCTATGATGAAATGAAAGAGTATGGCAAAGCAGTGAAATTTTATGAAAAATCCATCAATGTATATGGGCTGGatgaaataaataacatttcagaTGCACTGATCAAACTTGGTTACTGCTTTGTCAGTCTTGGGGACCTTCCCTCAGCAGCACATTCATTTAGGCTTGCGGGTCATTCATATCAAAAGATTGATTACAAGGAAGATGCTGCAATGGCCATGAGAGAGGCAGCAAATTATATGATAAAGAGTAAAACCTTTTCAAAGACTGAAGTTCTCCAGACCTTGGATTCTTGTTTAGTGTTGTGTGAAAGACTGTCAGACAAGCAGCTACTGG GGACACTTTATAACCACCTGGGCCTGCATTATGCTGAGACAGAGTGCTTCAGCCAATCCAGAAAGTGTTTCTCAGAAAGTATGAATCTGTGCAGAGGTACACAATTCTCTGTGAGAAAAATGGCTGTCTTACTGCAAAACCTAGGAGCAGTGGACAATGCTCTTCACCAATATGAAAAATCTCTTGGGTGCCATGCAGAAGCTGCAGATATGTATG gAACTTTGGGTGAAAGAAATGCACAAGGACAGTGTCTGTGCAACTTGGCCTTTGCCTACAGCCAACTGAGAAAGTACAAGATGGCGGAGTTCTATTACCTGCAGGCAATGAATGCATTTGTGGATTCAG GCGATCTGCTGAAACAGTGTCAAGTCAGTGAGGGATTGGGAGCCACGTATTTTTGCCTAGGTAACCAAGATCAGGCCATATTCTACTACAAACAAGCTCTTACTCTGTTTGGAAAGTCAAAG GAAACCTCTGATATTCCCAGAGAGAGAATTTTGGCCAAACTTACAGATGCCATTGAGTATAAATTGGCAAAAGGACACCCAGTATCAGAGTGA